Part of the bacterium genome is shown below.
TGCTCGTCCTTGAGTTCGAGCATCTTCTCCTTGAATAAAGTCTCCGCTTCCTTCTGCGCATCGGTGATGATCCGGTCGGCCTCCTGCTTCGACGCCGCCAGCTCCTTGCGAATGAACCGGCGGCCGATCACCCAGCCGAGGAAGAAGAACACCAGACAAGCAACCAACTCGATCGCTCGTACGACGATCGGATTATCCATGGTCGCTTCCCCTTCTCACAAAAAAAACAATCCCTGCAAGGCTCGGCGATGTACCAAGAACCTGGTACATACACGGTGGGAATCCTCCTGAACGGTTCTCGCTTCCACTATCCGTTGACCGGCGAACCGGAGGCTCGCCGCGGAATCCGCTCGAAAGCGGATGCAGGCTTGCGATAGACGCCAGAGCCGAACTCCCTCGCTTTTTCATGTTGGTTCTTGAAAAAGCCTGGCTCAAGCAGGGATAGTTTGCTATATGATGTTGCAAAGAACGATTTCTTCTGTCGTGCAACCTCCGTGAGTGAAACGATACCTCTTCGGCAGTAATTACAGTTCCCTCAGTCCCCGGCCCAAATGCTCCGTGATCTCCTTGACCTTCCGCTCATAGCGATCCGCCAAATCCACCTTCTCCCGTCTGAGCGAAAACACTTCGTCAATCAGATTCAGTGCCGCCAGAACCGCGACTTTCAGTGGTGGCCGATCCGGTTCGGCCTGTTGGATCTTTCGCATACGAGCATCCAGCGAAGCGGCGATTTCCCGAATG
Proteins encoded:
- a CDS encoding cell division protein ZapA, with product MTAEGKGMRSDEDRETTVRVTILGQEYPVRAHADADYIREIAASLDARMRKIQQAEPDRPPLKVAVLAALNLIDEVFSLRREKVDLADRYERKVKEITEHLGRGLREL